In Patescibacteria group bacterium, the genomic stretch AAGCGCGTTATCCGGCGGAGCAAAAGAATGGTTTCCGACCGGCGCGAAACGTGTTTGATCGATGGTTTGGCCGATTCACTGGCCGCGTGAAAAGATATCCAGCTGATTTTATTGCCGAAGGTCTCGACCAGACCCGCGGCTGGTTCTACTCGATGCTCGTGCTCGGTGTCGCTCTGTTCGGCAAGTCGCCATACAAGCAGGTGGTGGTGAACGGTCTCATCCTCGCGGAAGATGGTCGCAAGATGTCGAAGAGCCTGAAGAATTATCCCGATCCGATGAAGGTTGTCGATGCGTATGGTGCCGACGCCCTGCGTTTTTATTTGCTCAACTCGCCGGTAGTGCGCGGCCAAGATCTCTGCTTCTCGGAGAAAGGGGTCGATGAAGTGGCAAAAAAGCTCCTTGGTCGTCTCGACAATGTCCGTTCTTTCTATGAGCTCTACGCCGATGCTTCTGTCGTCGCTTCTCGAAATTCAACAAACGTCCTCGACCGCTGGATCCTCGCACGTCTCGCAGGGCTGGTCAGCGAAGTCACTGATGCGTTTGAAGGGTACGAGCTCGACAAGGCTTGCCGACCATTCAATGGTTTTGTCGATGATCTGTCGACTTGGTATCTGCGCCGATCTCGCGATCGTTTCAAAAATACCGATGGCGCTGCTGCTCCGGAGGCCGTGGCCGACAAAAAAGCTGCACTCGAGACCACTCGTTTTGTATTGCGAGAAGTGGCCAAAGTCCTCGCGCCTATCATGCCGTTCTATGCAGAGTCGCTGTATCAGTCTTTGAAGGCTACTGGTTGTGTCGATGATATTTCTCTCCTGAGTGTGCATCTCGAGAGCTGGCCGTCAGTCGCTGAGGTTTGTAAGCAATCGACAAAGGCGCAGGCACAGATTGTGGCCGACATGGCCGATGTTCGCTCGACAGTTTCTCTTGGTCTCGAGGCACGTATGCAAGCGAAGATCAATGTTCGACAGCCGCTTGCGCGATTGTCGGTGAAGAAATTGCCAAAGGGTGTCGATGCGGCGGAACTCATCGAACTCGTGAAAGATGAAGTGAATGTAAAGAAGGTCGATGAGAGTGTGTCGATAGACGGCGCAGTACTTCTCGATACCGTACTTACTCCGGAGCTCAAGGAAGAGGGTATTGTTCGCGACATGATTCGATCGGTGCAAGATCTTCGCAAGCAGTCTGGTCTCAATCCAAACGATCGAGTGGATCTCTTTGTTGATACCGATGAGGCAGGCAAGCGCTTCCTCGAGAAGTACCAGGGGGTCTTGTGCAAAGTGACCGGCGTGAAGCAGGTGCGATGGGAGATCGTACAGCAAGGAGTTCATTTGGAGTTCGACGGATTGAGGTTTGGTTTGAAGCTGTAACGCACGATTTCATCGCTGCATCTATATGGCTCACCACATGTATCACACGCCGGGGTTGGTGCTGAGCTCTCGCGGAGTGGGCGAGGCCAATTCGCTGTTCAGCATTTTCACTCGTGAGCTCGGCATGATTGAGGCCTCTGCGCAGGCTGTCCGGGAGGTGAAGTCGAAGCTGCGATTTTCGTTGCGTGACTTTTCGCTTTCGGAATTGTCACTGGTGCGCGGCAAGCAGGGGTGGAAGATCACGAGTGCCGTGCTCGAAGGCAATTTTTCTGATACCTATGGCCCTGGCTCATCTTCACTCCTCGTCGCCGCTCGTATCTCGAGCTTGTTGCAGCGCCTCGTGGCCGGCGAGGAGAAAAATGACCATCTTTTTGACACGGTGAGTACAGCACTCCACTTTCTTTCTGCCGAAACCTTATCAGAGGAAGAGCTCGCGAATGCCGAATGTATTCTTGTACTCTCTATTCTCCACGAACTCGGGTATCTGCAAGACGAATCCGCTTTTCAGCCTTTTGTCGGCGACGTGCAATGGAGCCGTGACCTGGTCCGATCGGCTGCACCGCTACGTACGAAGATTATTGCGCAGATCAACACCTCACTTCGAGAGAGCCAAATGTAGTCTGTGGTATGATATATCTCTATGAAGCCGTCTTTTGATAAGGGTCGGATCGAAAATGCCAAAAGGAAGCTCGATTCCCGGTTGGTTCAAGATATTCAAGAAGTTGAGCCGTCTTTGGCAAAAGACGAGGCCTTGAGTGTGAGGCATGATTGGGGTACGCAGCAGGCGGGAGGCTCGCCAGTGGCACCGATGGCACTCTTTCCGCAACAACACGCCAGCGTGCCCAAGAAGATTCTCATAGCCTCAGTTGCTTTTTTCATCGTCGCGGCCGGTATTTCCGCGACGCTCATCTTTGGCGGCCACAATAACATTTCTTCTGACAATATTGGTATCGAAATTTCGGGCCCGATCACTGTCGATGGTGGCAAAGAACTGGCTCTCGAGGTCACTGTTTCCAACAACAACAAAATCGATCTTCAGCTTGCGGACCTCCGCATCGTATTTCCGGAGGGTACTCGCAAAGCCGACAATCTTGGCGAAGAGCTCAAGCGTCTGACCGATCCGATTGGTGATTTGGCGGCCGGTCAGTCGGTAAAGAAGCAAGTTCGCTCAGTCTTGTTTGGACAACAGAATGAAAAGAAGCAGATCTTGTTCGAAGTTGAGTATCGAGTCGCCGGTTCTAATGCGATCTTCACTAAAGACAAGACACTCGACGTCATTGTCACGTCATCGCCAGTGAGTCTCACTGTCTCTTCGCTAAAGGAAGTGAATTCAAAGCAAGATCTGGAATTCACTATCGATCTCGTCTCAAATTCTTCACAGATTCTAAAGGGTGTCATTGTGCGTGGGGATTACGGCTTCGGCTTTACCTACACTGGTGCCGATCCAAAGCCCTTCCTCGGTCAAAATGTGTGGCGTATTGGTGACCTCCAGCCTGGAGAGAAGCGCTCAATCCGCGTGCGTGGTCGTCTTGAGGGGCAGGATGGCGAAGATCGGGCCTTCCATTTTTCGGTAGGTGTTCAGGGTGCGGGTGATCCAAAGACGATGCAGCCAGAGTTTTTGTCGGTGGCCCAGACCGTTTCTATCAAAAAGCCTTTTGTCAGCCTCGATCTAACTCTCGACGGCTCTAGTGGGCAATTGTTGGCTGCGACAGCCGGTCGCCCTGTCCGCGGCGAGATCGCTTGGGCAAATAATTTGCCGACCAAGGTGCGCAATGTGAAAGTTGTCCTAAAGCTTAGCGGTATGCTCATCGACAAGTCTTCCGTAAAGGTCACGGATGGTTTCTATAATTCAGTCGACAACACGATTGTCTGGGATCAGAAGAATACGAAAGCCTTTATTGAAATGAGTCCGGGCGACGCTGGGCAACTCACTTTCTCTTTTGCAAGTATTGCTCAGGATATCGGCGCCCTTGATCAGTTTAAGAACGCTGAGATCTCTCTAGAGGTTGGTGTACAGGGGAGTCGTACCGACGGTGTGGATGCTTCAGAGGTGCTTGCTACACCGGTCACCAAAAAGGTACGCTTCGCTTCGGACCTGGCCGCCCTCGCTCGCTCCACTCGCTCGGTCGGCGTCTTCTCCAACACCGGTCCGATCCCACCGAAAGCTGAAACACAGTCTACATATACGATCATTTGGTCGCTCACCAATACCACGAACACCATCGACGGCGTGCAGGCTGTCGCGACCATCCCTTCGTATGTCACCTGGCTTGGCAACGTGAATCCGCCTTCTGAAAATGTGGCTTTTGATTCGACCACCGGTACGATCACATGGAGCGTCGGTGAAGTGAAGTCTGGTGTCGGTTTCTCTTCAGCGCCGCGGCAGCTACAATTCCAAGTCTCTCTTGTGCCGAGCGTGAGCCAGGTCGGTTCCGCGCCTGTGCTGGTGAATGACCTAATGGTGCAGGGCACCGACCGCTATACTGGTACGCCGCTTCAGGTGAGTCGCCCGGCAGTGACGACCCGCATTAATTCCGATCCGACCTACGTCAACGGATCGGAGACAGTGGTGCAGTAGTTTGCCC encodes the following:
- a CDS encoding recombination protein O N-terminal domain-containing protein encodes the protein MAHHMYHTPGLVLSSRGVGEANSLFSIFTRELGMIEASAQAVREVKSKLRFSLRDFSLSELSLVRGKQGWKITSAVLEGNFSDTYGPGSSSLLVAARISSLLQRLVAGEEKNDHLFDTVSTALHFLSAETLSEEELANAECILVLSILHELGYLQDESAFQPFVGDVQWSRDLVRSAAPLRTKIIAQINTSLRESQM